One window from the genome of Jeotgalibaca sp. MA1X17-3 encodes:
- a CDS encoding thioredoxin domain-containing protein produces the protein MSSQYDRVFGGFGSGQKFPQPQNLLFLLHYHQVTQDPQALAMVEHTLKQMVKGGIWDQIGFGFSRYTIDRRWKTPHFEKMLYDNALLLMVFTTCFQITKDPFYEEICEKLVTFIDREMTSPEGAFYSAIDADSEGVEGKYYTWDYGELFDVLDQDQRDVFAEVHGLSQRGNFEGKNIIQGIQVNLKETAQDYHISEQDLKNRLEEARETLFQIRSKRVRPHTDDKVLASWNSLMIAALARAGKVFPEKVIFKKEKKLSFS, from the coding sequence ATGAGTAGTCAGTATGATCGAGTATTTGGTGGATTTGGATCCGGCCAGAAATTTCCTCAACCACAAAATTTACTTTTCTTATTGCATTACCATCAAGTTACACAAGATCCACAGGCGCTTGCGATGGTAGAGCATACCTTAAAGCAAATGGTAAAAGGTGGAATTTGGGATCAGATTGGATTTGGCTTTTCCCGGTATACGATTGATCGTAGATGGAAAACGCCTCACTTTGAAAAAATGTTGTACGATAATGCGTTGCTATTAATGGTCTTTACTACTTGTTTTCAAATCACAAAAGATCCTTTCTATGAAGAAATATGCGAAAAACTAGTTACCTTTATCGATCGTGAAATGACTTCTCCAGAAGGTGCTTTCTACTCCGCTATTGATGCGGACTCTGAAGGAGTTGAAGGGAAATACTATACATGGGATTATGGAGAACTATTTGATGTACTCGATCAAGATCAAAGAGATGTTTTTGCTGAAGTCCATGGTCTTTCTCAAAGAGGGAACTTTGAAGGGAAGAATATTATTCAAGGAATCCAAGTTAATTTGAAAGAAACAGCTCAAGACTATCATATTTCTGAACAAGATTTAAAAAATCGTTTGGAAGAAGCGCGAGAAACGCTCTTTCAAATTCGATCAAAAAGGGTCCGTCCGCATACTGATGATAAAGTTTTAGCAAGTTGGAATAGTCTGATGATTGCAGCTCTTGCTCGTGCAGGGAAAGTATTCCCAGAAAAGGTTATTTTCAAAAAGGAGAAAAAGCTCTCCTTTTCTTAG